One window of Anaerolineales bacterium genomic DNA carries:
- the lipA gene encoding lipoyl synthase: MPVTPTRDRVSPQTDSRPLRRPDWIKVRAPSGETYEWLHGLMRKKELHTVCEEAMCPNLGECWGSGTATFLMLGDVCTRTCGFCDIKHGKPALLDWNEAERVAQAVKAMELKHAVITSVNRDERRDGGAPIFAMVIRRIRELLPGCSIEVLIPDFKGSIEALKIVMDARPEILNHNVETVPRLFKQVQPQDNYEWAAATLSNAKKLDPDVLTKSGIMLGLGETMDEVKAVMRDQRSWGVDILTIGQYLQPSKKHMLMDRYYTMEEFAELREYGYSIGFKWVESNPLVRSSYHAAEQVRALSVVHRKLYGEKLPVISDQWLPSA; the protein is encoded by the coding sequence ATGCCTGTCACACCAACCCGAGACCGAGTCTCCCCGCAAACGGATTCGCGCCCCCTCCGCCGCCCGGATTGGATCAAAGTCCGCGCGCCTTCGGGCGAGACCTATGAATGGCTGCACGGATTGATGCGCAAGAAGGAACTGCACACCGTCTGCGAAGAAGCCATGTGCCCGAACCTCGGCGAATGCTGGGGCAGCGGCACTGCGACGTTTTTGATGCTCGGCGATGTTTGCACACGCACCTGCGGATTCTGCGACATCAAACACGGCAAGCCCGCTTTATTGGATTGGAACGAAGCCGAGCGTGTGGCGCAAGCCGTCAAAGCCATGGAGTTGAAACACGCTGTCATTACATCTGTGAATCGCGACGAACGAAGGGATGGCGGCGCGCCTATTTTCGCGATGGTGATTCGGAGAATTAGAGAATTGCTGCCGGGATGTTCCATCGAAGTCCTGATACCTGATTTCAAAGGCAGCATCGAAGCCTTGAAGATCGTCATGGATGCGCGGCCTGAAATCCTCAACCACAATGTGGAAACCGTGCCGCGATTGTTCAAGCAGGTACAGCCGCAGGATAACTACGAGTGGGCGGCGGCGACCTTATCAAATGCCAAGAAACTCGATCCCGATGTGCTGACCAAGAGCGGAATCATGCTTGGGCTTGGCGAAACCATGGACGAGGTCAAAGCCGTGATGCGCGACCAGCGCAGTTGGGGAGTGGACATCCTGACCATCGGTCAGTATTTGCAACCGAGCAAAAAGCACATGCTCATGGATCGTTACTACACCATGGAAGAGTTCGCCGAACTGCGCGAGTATGGTTATTCAATTGGTTTCAAATGGGTGGAATCAAATCCACTGGTGAGGTCATCGTATCATGCTGCGGAGCAGGTCCGCGCGTTGAGCGTGGTGCATCGCAAGTTGTATGGGGAGAAATTACCAGTGATCAGTGATCAGTGGCTCCCGTCGGCGTAA
- the pstC gene encoding phosphate ABC transporter permease subunit PstC produces the protein MSEIELTQIKTEGRLSRPSTPSRARTNRAAQRTFFIITLVPVVLIIIVATALVVRAYPILNSYSFSELLFGDIWRPNDGQFGFLPFILGTLWVTTVGVLLAVPPCLLVSVYLAEYAHNRLRTIAKPILDVLAAIPPVVYGVWGLLSIVPFVDDVLAPLSERWLGSIPFLAVTQPTGFGILAGGIVLAVMIAPLIISVIFEVLSTVPNDLRHAALAVGATQWQTIRTIVLPQVLPGIVAAIVLGASRALGETIAVLMVVGNVPQIPTSVFDTAYPLPALIANNYGEMMSIPLYDAALLGAALVLLVVILIFNILSTLVLQRFLRRS, from the coding sequence ATGAGCGAAATCGAATTGACCCAAATCAAAACGGAAGGGCGGCTAAGCCGCCCTTCTACGCCGTCTCGCGCCAGAACGAATCGAGCCGCACAACGCACATTTTTTATCATCACACTTGTGCCTGTGGTGCTCATCATCATTGTGGCAACGGCATTGGTCGTGCGCGCTTACCCCATTTTGAATTCTTACAGTTTTAGCGAATTGTTATTTGGCGATATCTGGCGACCCAACGATGGTCAATTCGGCTTTCTTCCGTTCATTCTTGGCACACTGTGGGTGACAACCGTTGGCGTATTGCTTGCTGTTCCGCCTTGCTTACTGGTTTCGGTCTACCTCGCGGAATATGCCCATAACCGTCTTCGTACCATCGCCAAACCCATTCTGGATGTGCTCGCCGCCATCCCGCCCGTCGTCTATGGCGTGTGGGGATTGCTGTCCATCGTGCCGTTCGTGGATGACGTGCTTGCGCCTCTCTCTGAACGTTGGCTTGGTTCTATTCCCTTTTTAGCAGTTACCCAGCCGACAGGATTCGGAATCCTCGCAGGCGGAATCGTGCTCGCTGTGATGATCGCTCCGCTGATTATCTCGGTTATCTTTGAAGTGCTCTCCACTGTCCCCAATGACTTGCGTCACGCGGCTCTCGCCGTTGGCGCGACTCAATGGCAGACCATTCGCACTATCGTCTTGCCGCAAGTCCTGCCCGGCATTGTTGCCGCCATTGTGCTGGGAGCCTCGCGCGCGTTGGGCGAGACCATCGCCGTGCTGATGGTGGTGGGAAACGTCCCGCAAATTCCTACTTCTGTTTTTGATACTGCCTATCCGCTGCCCGCGCTGATCGCCAACAACTATGGCGAGATGATGTCCATTCCGCTGTATGATGCGGCGCTGCTCGGGGCGGCTTTAGTTTTATTGGTGGTCATCCTCATCTTTAACATTCTTTCCACGCTGGTACTCCAGCGTTTCTTGAGGCGTTCATGA
- a CDS encoding isoprenylcysteine carboxylmethyltransferase family protein, whose product MTETKRTFTLRSILLMVIVVFVIPFLPMIISGVWDWLEAWTYAIISIFGFILSRALAARRHPDILAERSRSIELTDAKPWDKILAPMLAFGSIAILVVAGFDKLFGWTSAFSPPIKIASLILILLGFIFGSWALIENRFFSGVVRIQTDRGHHVITTGPYRFIRHPGYGGALWTYLAMPFLLDSLWALIPAVLLVFVLVVRTSLEDKTLQTELPGYKEYARITKYRLFPGIW is encoded by the coding sequence ATGACTGAAACTAAGCGAACATTCACACTGCGCTCGATCCTATTGATGGTCATTGTGGTATTTGTCATCCCATTCCTGCCGATGATCATATCCGGCGTATGGGATTGGCTGGAGGCGTGGACATACGCGATCATCAGCATCTTTGGATTCATCCTCAGTCGCGCCCTGGCGGCGAGACGACACCCCGATATTCTGGCGGAACGCTCGCGTTCCATCGAATTGACGGATGCAAAGCCCTGGGACAAAATCCTTGCCCCCATGCTGGCCTTCGGCTCCATCGCAATCCTTGTCGTGGCTGGGTTCGATAAACTTTTCGGCTGGACTTCCGCGTTTTCGCCGCCCATCAAAATCGCATCCTTGATCCTGATCCTGCTTGGCTTTATCTTCGGCTCATGGGCATTGATCGAGAACCGCTTCTTCTCCGGCGTTGTCCGCATTCAAACCGACCGCGGACATCATGTCATTACAACGGGACCCTACCGCTTCATCCGTCACCCGGGCTATGGCGGCGCATTATGGACATATCTCGCCATGCCCTTTCTGCTCGACTCGCTTTGGGCGCTCATCCCTGCGGTCTTGCTGGTCTTCGTTCTCGTGGTCAGGACATCGCTGGAAGATAAAACCCTGCAAACCGAACTCCCCGGTTACAAAGAGTACGCGCGGATAACAAAGTACCGTTTGTTCCCGGGGATTTGGTAG
- the pstA gene encoding phosphate ABC transporter permease PstA — translation MKNNNYAQGGVPAAASAEDGGRSNRIKFQKKHFERRHIVELFIKTIMRIALLIVAGALGLILWTIISRGLPSLSWEMVSQVPKGGYYMGKGGGILNAIIGSAYLATGGTFLAMLLSVPIALYLKAYLGKSRWGEYVRLSLDVLWGIPSIVYGAFGFALMILLGMRASLLAGIIVLALVELPIMTRAMDEVIRRMPADLEHAALALGSTKFEVALNVVTRQMLPGIITAILLAFGRGIGDAASVLFTAGYTDRITTSLMNPTASLPLAVFFQLGSPYPEVRERGYAAALILTIIVLLVSFGSRWLSARLNRYTIK, via the coding sequence ATGAAAAACAATAACTATGCTCAAGGCGGCGTCCCCGCCGCCGCTTCCGCCGAGGACGGCGGAAGGAGCAATCGGATTAAATTTCAAAAGAAACATTTCGAACGGCGTCACATCGTCGAACTATTTATCAAAACCATTATGAGAATCGCCCTGCTGATCGTCGCAGGCGCGCTTGGTTTAATTCTCTGGACGATCATCTCACGCGGACTTCCTTCGCTTTCATGGGAAATGGTCTCGCAAGTCCCCAAAGGCGGATATTACATGGGCAAAGGTGGCGGCATTCTTAACGCCATCATCGGCTCGGCATATCTCGCCACAGGTGGAACTTTCCTTGCCATGCTGTTGAGCGTGCCGATTGCGCTCTATCTCAAAGCCTATCTCGGTAAATCACGCTGGGGTGAGTACGTCCGCCTCTCGCTGGATGTGTTGTGGGGCATACCATCGATTGTGTACGGCGCGTTTGGTTTTGCATTGATGATCTTGCTCGGCATGCGTGCCTCACTGCTTGCAGGCATCATCGTTCTCGCGCTCGTCGAACTGCCCATCATGACCCGCGCCATGGATGAAGTCATCCGCCGCATGCCCGCCGACCTGGAACATGCCGCCCTCGCGCTCGGTTCCACCAAATTCGAAGTGGCGCTCAATGTCGTCACCCGCCAAATGCTGCCGGGCATCATCACCGCCATTCTGCTTGCCTTCGGCCGCGGCATCGGTGACGCGGCCTCGGTGCTGTTCACCGCAGGTTACACCGACCGAATCACCACCTCGTTGATGAATCCAACTGCGTCTCTCCCTCTGGCGGTCTTCTTCCAACTCGGTTCCCCCTACCCCGAAGTCCGCGAGCGCGGATATGCCGCTGCCCTGATTTTGACCATCATCGTCCTGCTCGTCAGTTTTGGTTCGCGCTGGTTGTCGGCAAGATTAAATCGGTACACGATCAAATAA
- a CDS encoding flippase-like domain-containing protein, with protein sequence MNKFFVFIILFLGVIVVSLSFSELETILLTLQKAHIGFFALALLVQIVWFISSGRMYQSVFHLLGVHEDVFTLSRIATAANFINVVAPTAGAGGVALFAAEAHRRGHPTGKVTVAAALFLLLDQAAFLVILALGLIVLIRRNDLNAGEISASLFLFGIAATYGSVLYIGYRSAEKLGNLLAKFARGVNRIVHLFRGENYLSEDRAHEFAHEIADGFSGLTEKPSSLVRPVLWGIFDKGLLMMILVCSFLAFEVPFSAGTIIAGFSMAYLFLIVSPTPSGIGIVEGIMPIALTSLNVNWSQSVVITLLYRAATFWFPLGVGAWAFRTLHKERSEPVD encoded by the coding sequence ATGAATAAATTTTTTGTATTCATTATCCTCTTCCTCGGTGTGATTGTGGTTTCGCTTAGCTTCAGCGAACTCGAAACCATTCTTCTCACTTTGCAAAAGGCGCACATAGGTTTCTTCGCGCTTGCGCTTTTGGTTCAGATCGTTTGGTTCATCTCCAGTGGGCGCATGTACCAATCCGTTTTTCACTTACTTGGCGTGCATGAAGATGTATTCACATTGAGCCGTATCGCCACCGCGGCGAACTTTATCAACGTCGTGGCGCCAACTGCCGGGGCGGGCGGAGTCGCCCTCTTCGCGGCGGAGGCGCATCGTCGCGGGCATCCCACCGGAAAGGTCACGGTGGCGGCGGCGTTATTCCTCCTGCTCGACCAGGCGGCATTTCTCGTCATCCTTGCGTTGGGATTGATCGTTCTCATCCGCCGCAATGATTTGAACGCCGGGGAAATCTCCGCCTCGCTCTTCCTGTTTGGAATCGCCGCCACCTACGGATCTGTTCTATACATCGGGTATCGGTCCGCCGAAAAACTGGGGAACCTGCTCGCGAAATTTGCACGCGGAGTCAACCGCATCGTGCATCTTTTTCGCGGGGAAAATTATCTCAGCGAAGATCGCGCACACGAGTTCGCCCATGAGATAGCGGACGGCTTCTCAGGGTTGACGGAAAAACCGTCCAGCCTGGTCCGCCCCGTCCTGTGGGGTATCTTCGACAAGGGATTGTTGATGATGATTCTCGTCTGCTCCTTTCTTGCATTCGAAGTCCCGTTCTCGGCGGGCACCATCATCGCCGGGTTTTCGATGGCGTATCTTTTTCTCATCGTTTCACCCACGCCATCCGGCATTGGCATCGTCGAAGGCATCATGCCCATTGCACTGACCTCGCTCAACGTCAATTGGAGTCAATCCGTCGTCATCACACTGCTCTATCGCGCTGCCACCTTTTGGTTTCCGCTGGGAGTCGGCGCGTGGGCGTTCCGCACTCTTCACAAGGAACGCAGCGAACCTGTGGATTGA
- a CDS encoding phosphate ABC transporter ATP-binding protein produces MDNTHIQVNNLNAYYGKQHALKDINIEIPKNQITVIMGPSGCGKTTLLKTFNRFFELTEDVKLTGEVLVDGENIYDPAVDVTEVRKVVGLLAQRPSPLPMSIYDNVAYGMRIHQMKKERAEYKKSVRHYLEIAGLWEEVQKRMHDPATSLSIGQQQRLCLARGLAVEPEIILGDEPTSALDPISSQNIESRLIELKKDYTIVIVTHTLRQAKRLADHVIYMYLGEVAEAGPAHDVFNNPKHERTKQYLEGLF; encoded by the coding sequence ATGGACAACACCCACATCCAAGTTAATAACCTCAACGCCTATTACGGCAAGCAACACGCCCTGAAAGATATTAATATTGAAATCCCAAAGAACCAGATCACCGTCATTATGGGACCCAGCGGCTGCGGCAAAACCACTTTATTAAAAACCTTCAATCGCTTCTTTGAACTGACCGAGGACGTCAAACTCACCGGCGAAGTACTGGTGGACGGCGAAAACATCTACGACCCTGCGGTGGACGTGACCGAAGTCCGAAAGGTGGTTGGGCTGCTGGCACAGCGTCCTTCACCCCTGCCCATGTCCATCTACGACAATGTCGCCTACGGCATGCGCATCCACCAGATGAAGAAAGAACGCGCCGAATATAAAAAATCCGTGCGGCATTATTTGGAAATTGCAGGCTTATGGGAAGAAGTCCAAAAGCGGATGCACGACCCCGCGACCTCTCTTTCCATCGGACAGCAACAGCGCCTCTGCCTCGCCCGCGGCCTGGCGGTCGAACCGGAAATCATCCTCGGCGACGAACCCACCTCCGCGCTCGACCCGATCTCCTCACAGAACATCGAAAGCCGTTTGATCGAATTGAAGAAGGATTACACCATCGTCATTGTGACGCACACGCTGCGTCAGGCAAAGCGATTGGCAGATCATGTCATTTATATGTATCTCGGCGAAGTTGCAGAAGCCGGTCCTGCGCACGATGTATTCAACAACCCCAAACACGAACGGACGAAGCAGTATTTGGAAGGATTGTTCTAA
- a CDS encoding Rrf2 family transcriptional regulator produces MKLTTRSEYALLALVYLARNQNESFISIDVIATAQGIPPKFLEQLMLALKRAHFLRSAKGQKGGYRLAKRPDQIPLADVIRLFDGALAPTESVSENFYESTPIEKEKKLTKVFKDIRDYVSNKLEKTTIADVAK; encoded by the coding sequence ATGAAATTAACCACCCGCAGCGAATATGCCCTCCTCGCCCTTGTCTATCTTGCCCGCAATCAAAATGAAAGTTTCATCTCCATTGATGTCATTGCTACTGCTCAGGGAATCCCACCCAAATTCTTGGAGCAACTCATGCTGGCGCTCAAACGCGCTCATTTCCTCCGCAGCGCCAAGGGGCAAAAAGGCGGTTATCGTCTCGCCAAACGCCCTGACCAGATCCCTCTTGCCGACGTCATTCGCTTATTCGATGGCGCTCTCGCCCCTACAGAATCGGTCAGCGAGAATTTTTACGAATCAACACCTATTGAAAAAGAGAAGAAACTGACGAAGGTCTTCAAGGACATTCGGGATTATGTCTCGAATAAACTGGAGAAGACTACGATAGCGGATGTGGCAAAGTGA
- a CDS encoding substrate-binding domain-containing protein yields the protein MRKQTITWLSLLLLLAVSLTACGTAAPEAAAVPESEAGTSSELSGTLSISGAFALYPMMTVWAEEFTKLHPDVQFDVQGGGAGKGMTDTIAGAVDIGMISRSIKEEETAQGIFWVSVTKDAVFPIINVENPVAEQLMAQGITQETYNKIYITGEITTWGEVVGDPSITDKINVFTRSDAAGAAEQWAKYSGGEAQEDLLGIGVNGEPSMLDTVLKDPLGIGFGNLNSIFDLSNGNLVPGILIPPIDINENGTADAGEVYQVKEDAFSAVANGTYPSPPARFENLATLGKPEGLELEFIKWILTDGQQYLEAAGYVPLTPEQQAESLAKLEQ from the coding sequence ATGCGAAAACAAACCATAACCTGGCTGTCTCTTCTTTTGCTTTTGGCGGTGTCCCTTACAGCGTGTGGGACCGCCGCGCCTGAAGCAGCAGCCGTCCCTGAGTCTGAGGCGGGCACTTCATCCGAATTGAGCGGCACACTGTCCATCTCTGGTGCGTTCGCCCTCTACCCCATGATGACCGTCTGGGCAGAAGAGTTCACCAAACTGCATCCTGATGTGCAATTCGATGTGCAGGGCGGCGGCGCGGGCAAAGGCATGACCGATACCATCGCTGGCGCAGTGGACATTGGCATGATCTCGCGCAGCATCAAGGAAGAAGAAACCGCGCAAGGCATCTTCTGGGTGTCGGTGACGAAGGATGCGGTCTTCCCGATCATCAATGTTGAGAATCCAGTGGCAGAGCAATTGATGGCGCAAGGCATTACACAGGAAACCTACAACAAGATCTACATCACAGGTGAGATCACAACATGGGGTGAAGTCGTTGGCGACCCGTCCATCACCGATAAGATCAATGTGTTCACCCGCTCTGACGCGGCAGGCGCAGCCGAGCAATGGGCAAAGTATAGCGGCGGCGAAGCACAGGAAGACCTGCTTGGTATCGGTGTGAACGGTGAACCCTCCATGCTCGACACCGTGTTGAAAGATCCGCTTGGCATTGGCTTCGGCAACCTCAACAGCATCTTTGATCTGAGCAATGGGAATCTCGTTCCTGGAATCCTCATCCCTCCGATCGATATCAATGAGAACGGTACAGCAGATGCAGGCGAAGTTTATCAAGTAAAGGAAGATGCCTTCAGCGCAGTGGCAAACGGAACGTATCCCTCTCCCCCCGCCCGTTTTGAAAACCTTGCCACACTCGGCAAACCCGAAGGATTGGAACTTGAATTCATCAAGTGGATCCTGACCGATGGTCAACAGTATTTGGAAGCGGCAGGCTATGTCCCGCTAACCCCGGAGCAACAAGCCGAGTCTCTCGCGAAGCTTGAACAATGA
- a CDS encoding nodulation protein NfeD yields MKTRRILLFLIIMLAFAQTVLAQGNNPVAVVLTADGPIMPPMLEYIKRGIETADQRDAEVLVIQLNTPGGSVDTMLEIIAAIRDSDVPVVVYVAPRNAIAGSAGAMITMAGHASAMAPESSIGASSPITSSGEDLNSTADAKAKEIVKASIRPFVTPRGEKALELAEAMIDEAKAVTADEALEAGLIDFIANDLDDLLEGLNGFTVAMKNGPRTLETTGIEVQPLDISFIEQLLLLLTDPNIAFLLLAIGVQAILIELSSPGGWVAGFIGAVCITLAIYGLGVLPVNWFGVIFLIIAFVLFVLDIKAPTHGALTTAGVASFIVGALVLFNSPGTPEFQRVSVPLVVGTGIFLGLIFFAIMMIALRSLHKPISMGAESYVGKTGSAKTFDGEAGQVQLESELWSAEKSPESGEIRKGDKIEVVEVRGLRLIVKKK; encoded by the coding sequence ATGAAAACCAGACGCATCCTTCTTTTTCTTATTATCATGTTGGCGTTTGCTCAAACCGTCCTTGCGCAAGGGAACAATCCTGTCGCAGTGGTCCTGACCGCAGACGGTCCCATCATGCCGCCAATGCTCGAATACATCAAACGCGGCATCGAAACCGCAGACCAACGGGATGCGGAAGTGCTTGTCATCCAACTCAACACGCCGGGTGGAAGCGTGGATACCATGCTGGAGATCATTGCCGCGATCCGCGACAGCGACGTGCCGGTGGTGGTGTATGTTGCGCCGCGAAACGCCATCGCCGGGAGCGCGGGCGCGATGATCACGATGGCGGGTCACGCCTCGGCCATGGCACCCGAGTCATCCATCGGCGCATCCAGTCCCATCACAAGTTCCGGCGAAGACCTCAACAGCACTGCGGATGCAAAAGCGAAGGAAATCGTCAAAGCCTCGATCCGCCCGTTTGTGACTCCGCGCGGAGAAAAGGCGTTGGAACTCGCCGAGGCGATGATCGATGAAGCCAAAGCCGTCACCGCCGATGAAGCGCTGGAGGCGGGTCTCATCGATTTCATTGCCAACGACCTCGACGACCTTCTGGAAGGCTTGAACGGTTTCACGGTCGCGATGAAAAACGGCCCGCGCACGCTTGAAACTACCGGCATCGAAGTCCAACCGCTGGACATCAGTTTCATTGAACAACTCCTGCTTCTGCTCACCGACCCGAACATCGCGTTCTTACTACTCGCTATTGGCGTGCAGGCGATCCTCATTGAACTTTCCAGCCCCGGCGGCTGGGTGGCGGGATTCATCGGCGCGGTCTGCATCACCCTTGCAATCTATGGGTTGGGCGTATTGCCCGTCAATTGGTTCGGCGTCATCTTTCTCATCATCGCATTCGTTTTATTCGTGCTCGATATCAAAGCGCCCACGCACGGCGCATTGACAACGGCGGGGGTCGCGTCCTTTATCGTCGGCGCGCTGGTTCTGTTCAACTCGCCGGGCACGCCGGAGTTCCAGCGTGTGTCGGTTCCCCTCGTGGTCGGAACTGGCATCTTCCTCGGCCTGATCTTTTTCGCCATCATGATGATCGCATTACGTTCGCTGCATAAACCAATATCCATGGGGGCGGAATCCTATGTCGGGAAAACAGGATCAGCCAAAACGTTCGACGGCGAGGCGGGACAGGTCCAGTTGGAATCCGAACTCTGGAGCGCGGAAAAATCCCCCGAGTCCGGCGAGATTCGTAAGGGTGATAAAATCGAGGTCGTCGAAGTTCGTGGTTTGAGATTGATCGTAAAGAAAAAATGA
- a CDS encoding sigma-70 family RNA polymerase sigma factor, with amino-acid sequence MSTDDLSIQFPTFQRELKSFLLRLTASVQDAEDIVQETYLKAQSKINTFRGESSLKTWVFSIASNLAKDLLRSQKRWPENVTDICREEALGNREFFQEAMHIRQTSPQGNFEIKEHIAFCFTCISKSLPLEGHLVILLKEVYDFKVKEIAQILQLSEAMVKYHLHVSRKKMMDIFDQRCSLINKQGICHQCTELNGIFNPKQEVQEELVKIEMVRAAEDRNRDELFDLRMNILQELDPFMSGAAKLQLHHLEHNRQVMEKYLQNND; translated from the coding sequence ATGTCAACCGACGACCTCTCCATCCAATTCCCAACCTTTCAGCGCGAACTCAAGTCCTTCCTCCTGCGCCTCACCGCCAGCGTGCAGGATGCTGAGGATATCGTTCAGGAAACATACCTCAAAGCGCAATCAAAGATCAACACATTCAGGGGCGAATCGTCATTGAAGACGTGGGTGTTCAGCATCGCATCCAACCTCGCCAAAGATCTGCTTCGGTCACAAAAACGCTGGCCTGAAAACGTGACCGATATCTGCCGGGAGGAAGCCCTCGGCAACCGTGAGTTCTTCCAGGAAGCGATGCACATTCGGCAAACGTCGCCGCAGGGGAATTTCGAGATCAAGGAACACATCGCCTTTTGCTTTACCTGCATTTCCAAATCGCTTCCGCTGGAGGGGCACCTCGTCATCCTGTTGAAGGAAGTGTACGACTTCAAGGTCAAAGAGATCGCGCAGATCCTGCAGCTCTCCGAGGCGATGGTGAAATATCACCTGCACGTCAGCCGCAAGAAGATGATGGACATATTCGACCAGCGCTGTTCTCTCATCAACAAGCAGGGCATCTGTCACCAATGCACCGAGTTGAACGGCATCTTCAACCCGAAGCAAGAGGTGCAGGAGGAACTGGTCAAGATCGAGATGGTACGCGCGGCGGAAGACCGAAACCGGGACGAGTTGTTCGATTTGCGGATGAACATCCTGCAGGAACTCGATCCGTTCATGTCGGGGGCGGCGAAATTGCAGCTTCATCACCTCGAACACAACCGCCAGGTGATGGAAAAATACCTCCAAAATAACGATTAA
- a CDS encoding NADAR family protein produces the protein MAIYFYSTKDQYGAFSNFSRHPFELDGLIWPTSEHYFQAQKFEDDEYRERIRSTPSPMIAARLGRSRKVPIRSDWEERKDEFMYRAVLAKFQAHSDLKQLLLSTGQEEIIEKTTRDYYWGCGANGTGKNMLGRILMQVREELRS, from the coding sequence ATGGCCATCTACTTCTACTCAACAAAAGATCAATATGGAGCGTTCTCCAACTTCTCCCGGCATCCATTCGAACTGGATGGCTTGATCTGGCCCACCAGCGAACATTATTTTCAAGCGCAGAAGTTCGAAGATGATGAGTATCGTGAGAGAATAAGATCAACGCCTTCGCCAATGATCGCCGCGCGTCTCGGTCGCAGCCGCAAGGTGCCAATCCGTTCTGATTGGGAGGAGAGGAAGGATGAATTCATGTATCGCGCGGTGTTGGCTAAGTTCCAGGCGCATTCTGATTTGAAGCAGCTACTCTTATCAACCGGGCAAGAGGAGATCATCGAGAAAACGACCAGGGATTATTACTGGGGATGCGGCGCCAATGGGACTGGCAAAAATATGCTGGGTAGAATTTTGATGCAGGTTCGAGAAGAACTGCGAAGTTGA